Genomic segment of Dactylococcopsis salina PCC 8305:
CAGTGCTATATGGCAATTATTTTGCCCCCTAACCCCCAATTCTGGGGGAACTCAATGAGTCAATAAATTTTAAGCTCATAATGATTGGGTTTCAAGTTTTCTCAGTGCTATATGGCAATTATTTTGCCCCCTAACCCCCAATTCTGGGGGAACTCAATGAGTCAATAAATTTTAAGCTCATAATGATTGGGTTTCAAGTTTTCTCAGTGCTATATGCCAATTATTTTGCCCCCTAACCCCCAATTCTGGGGGAACTCAATGAGTCAATAAATTTTAAGCTCATAATGATTGGGTTTCAAGTTTTCTCAGTGCTATATGCCAATTATTTTGCCCCCTAACCCCCAATTCTGGGGGAACTCAATGAGTCAATAAATTTTAAGCTCATAATGATTGGGTTTCAAGTTTTCTCAGTGCTATATGGCAATTATTTTGCCCCCTAACCCCCAATTCTGGGGGAACTCAATGAGTCAATAAATTTTAAGCTCACAATTCTATTATGTTATAGTAATGGGGATTATTCCCTAAATTTTAAGACGAATTAAAATGACTGCTGAAGTAGCAATGGAACAAGAACTAATTAAGGAAAATATAGAACAGTTTTTGATTGTCTTATCGGTTTCTTTAGGAGTGGCGACGATTTCCCAAATCTCTAGTTTTTTTAGACAGATTCCTTACACATTACTATTAGTTATCGTTGGTTTAGGGCTGGCTTTTGTTGATATCCGTTTAGTTAATCTATCTCCTGAATTAATTTTAGAAATCTTTTTACCTCCTCTCTTATTTGAAGCCGCGTGGAATGTGCGTTGGCGTAACTTAAAAAAGAATCTAATTCCGATTACTTTATTAGCTGTGGTTGGTGTGGTGATTTCAGTGTTAGGAATTGGCTTAACACTTAATTATTTTACTCAGTTATCCCTTCCCATTGCGTTATTAATTGGCGCGAGTTTAGCGGCGACTGATCCCGTTGCTGTGATTGCGCTTTTTCGGGAATTAGGCGTAGGAGAAAGATTAACAGTGTTGATGGAAGGGGAAAGTTTATTTAATGATGGTGTCGCCGTTGTTGCTTTTAGCATTTTAGTTGGGATTCCCCTCGGTGTTCAAGAATTTTCTGCTGCTAATACGTCAGTTCAATTTACCGCTTTTACAGGAATTGCGATCGGGGTTGGGTCATTAATTGGCTTTAGTATTTCTTATTTAACTCAACGGTTTGATCTTCCTCTTGTAGAACAATCATTAACATTACTCTCTGCTTATGGAACATATTTACTGGTAGAAGAATTAGGTGGATCAGGAGTGATTGGTGTGGTGACAGTGGGCTTGATTTTAGGGAATTTTGGTTCACGAATTGGGATGAATCCGCGAACTCGTTTATCCGTTTCCGAGTTTTGGGAATTTATCACCTTTTTTGTCAACTCGATCGTTTTTCTGTTAATTGGTGATCAGATTGATGTTCGGGGATTAGTTGATAAATGGCAACTCATTGTTTTATCGATTTTAGCATTAGTTGCGATTCGTGCAATTAGTGTGTTTGCTTTGGGAACAATTAGTAATTTAATTACGAAAGAAAAGATTACTTGGAAAGAAAAAATTGTCCTTTGGTGGGGAGGATTACGCGGATCAGTTTCCGTTGCGTTAGCGTTAAGTGTTCCAGTAATGTTAGAAGGAAGACAAGAGATTATCGAAGCCGTATTTGGTGTAGTTTTATTTACTTTGCTGGTACAAGGATTGACAATGCAAACAGTAATTGAGAAACTAGGTTTAATCGGCGATAGCGCTCAACGTCAAGACTACAGCGAATTGATTGCTCGTCGTAGTGCTTTAGAAAGAGTGTTACAGTATCTCAACGCGGTGAAACCTTCTCCAAGTCTTGATGAGGAATTTAAAAACTATCAAAAAGGATTAGTCCAAGGACAACTAAAAAGTGTTGAGGAGGAAATTACGCAGTTACAAAAATCATATCCTCAGCTTCAATCATTGGAACAAGATCAACTGCGAGAACAACTTTTAGATATAGAAGCGGAAACTTATGCTGAGTTTATTCGGGCTGGAAAATTAGACAAAAATCTATCTCCTTTATTACAAGAAGTGCTTTCTCAAGAAGAATAATGTATAACAATCGAAATTACTTGGCAGCAACTCACCGACTTAAATAAAATTCTAGAAGAATATCAAACCGACTTAGCAAACGGAAATCTTATTACCTTCAGGAAAAAGCGAACGTTTTGGGGTTTGGTTTCTCTGTTTATTGTCTTGATTGCGGGAGGAATTACCTTGAGTTTAAACTGGTATCGAAAGCAAGTAAAAACCATGATTACCTCATCCCCTCCATTATCTCAACCCATAGAAAACACTTCCTCTCCCTCATCAGAAAATCCTCTTTCTCCTCTTCCTAAAAACCTCTCTCAAAAACCCAATCTTCAGTTATCTGAATCGCTAAAAACCCTCGATAATCTTTCCCCTCCCTCCTCGATCGATCCTCCTTCTTCTCCCACTCCAATGGAGACAATATCCATTCCGAAAAAGACACCAATTCCAGAAAAAAAACCACCGTTATCTTCCCCAGAAATACCAGAAACGATCGAAGCGCCACAACTTCCCCCATTAGCAAAATTTAAAAAACAGCGTACTTCATCAACAATTACTCCCTCTAATCCCACCTCACAACTGTCAGAAGTAAAAAAATATTTTCAAGCAAAATGGCAACCTCCCGAAAACTTAAAGCAACATTTAGAATATCAACTTTTAATTAATGCTGATGGTACTCTCCAAGAAATTACCCCATTAGGAATCATCTCAGAAACTTACTTATCTCGTCTCCCTCTCCCCGAATCTAACGAAGATTTTGTCTCACCTTCCCCAACTGAGAAACCACAAAAAATGAGACTCGTCTTTCCTCCTAACGGGAACATTAAAACCTTTCTCACCAACGGTCATCCGCAGGCTCCGTCGTCTCACGGCGGAGTACGGATGACTGACTGATCAATTACCCCCTTTCCCAGACAGGTTTGGGGGCGAAAATCGATCGATGCTCGATCTAACCATCTTTAATCAAGGGAATAATTATTCTTCTGTTCCTTCCTCCTGCTGTTGTAACCAACGCTGAAGATCATCGATCGAGGTAAAATCCAACAGAGCTTCCGCAAGGGCTTCAGTTTCCTCAATCTCTAACTCCTCAATCTGGGTTTGAACGGAGGAAGGAATGTCTCCAAAGCGCCGTGACAGTTGTCGCCAGACTAGCGATTGAGCTTCTGCTTTTTTCCCTTCTTTTTTCCCGCGCTCTTCAACTTGTTGTTCCCATTCTAAAAAGGCTTGTGGCAAGGGCATAGTTACCTCCTCCCCTTCTGGGAGTTCTGGATTAGCTTCGACAATAATTTTCCATACTGATAACAATCTTAACGCTTCGGTTCGTCTAGTATCTCCTTCTGGTAGGGCGATTACTTCCGCCACGGCTTGCTGTTGAACTCTTCCTTTTCCCAGTAGTCTTAACCAGAGGGTTTCTGGGGTTTTTGGCAGTTGATGGACAACAATTACTACGGTTTGAAAGGCTGGTGCTAATTCATACACCCCTTCCAGCCAATTTTCTTTTTTCACCGCTCCCAAACGGGTGAGTAAATTCTGGCTCAGGGTGGGAGCAATAATCCAGAGAAGGGGAGGATTACTATGGTTCAGGGCTTGACGGCGACGTAAATCGGAAACTAACCAGAGTCGTTTGAGTAAACAACTTTCTATTTCTTCTAGGGTGGGAGGATTCCGAAACGGCTCAAATAAACCTGGAGATTGAACCATTGCTGCTAAAATTCCCAAGGTGGCTTGATTGGGAGTGACGTTAGCTTCAGGGGAAAAGTAGAGATCAATGAAGCGAGGTTCTCCTGGCACTTCTTTGGAGATTTCTACTTGTCCACAAGGGGTGAGTAGTTGTTCAAGGAGTTGTTTGGCTAGTTGATCAAAAGGATGACGAGTCACAGAATAGCTTAAAAAGAAAAAGGATTAATTAACTAATTTTACGGGATCAAGCATCGATCGAACCTCATACCAAACCCACCTCTTTCTTGTCCCCCCCTTTCATCGGGGGCTAGGTTTTACCCTGAGCTTGTCGAAGGGGGGGATAAAATTGATCGATGCTCGATCTAACCATCTTTAATCAAGGAAATAATTATTCTTCTGTTCCTCCCTCATTCTGTTGTAACCAACGCTGAAGATCATCGATCGAGGTAAAATCTAACAGAGCTTCAGCAAGGGCTTCAGTTTCCTCAATGTCTAACTCCTCAATCTGGGTTTGAATGGAGGAAGGAATGTCTCCAAAGCGCCGTGAAATTAGTCGCCAGACTAGCGATTGAGCTTCTGCTTTTTTCCCTTCTTTTTTCCCACGTTCTTCAACTTGTTGTTCCCATTCTAAAAAGGCTTGTGGCAAGGGCATAGTTACCTCCTCCCCTTCTGGGAGTTCTGGATTAGCTTCGACAATAATTTTCCATACTGATAACAATCTTAACGCTTCGGTTCGTCTAGTATCTCCTTCTGGTAGAGCGATTACTTCTGCCACGGCTTGCTGTTGAACTCTTCCTTTTCCCAGCAGTCTTAACCAGAGGGTTTCTGAGGTTTTTGGCAGTTGATGTACGACAATTACCACGGTTTGAAACGCTGGGGCTAATTCATACACCCCTTCCAGCCAATTTTCTTTTTTCACCGCTCCCAAACGGGTGAGTAAATTCTGGCTCAGGGTGGGAGCAATAATCCAGAGAAGGGGAGGATTACTATTGTTCAGGGCTTGACGGCGACGTAAATCGGAAACTAACCAGAGTCGTTTGAGCAAACAACTTTCTATTTCTTCTAGGGTGGGAGGATTCCGAAACGGCTCAAATAAACCTGGAGATTGAACCATTGCTGCTAAAATTCCCAAGGTGGCTTGATTAGGAGTGACGTTAGCTTCCGGGGAAAAGTAGAGATCAATGAAGCGGGGTTCTCCTGGCACTTCTCTGGAGATTTCTACTTTTCCGCAAGGGGTGAGTAGTTGTTCTAGGAGTTGTTTGGCTAGTTGATCAAAAGGATGACGAGTCACAGGGCTGCTCAAAAAGAAAAAGGATTAATTAACTAATTTTACGGGATTATTCATTCACTTCCAGAGATAAATCTTCCAACCATTTGATAAAATCATTAATTTCTTGCGTAAAATTATCCCACACTGAATAATAATCATTAACTAATTCAGTGACACGACTTGCTTCTAATTCAAAACCATAAATGTTCCTCACAATATGACGAAATGAGAGATATTCTTTTAATTGTTTTGCGGTTGCTTGACTAATAACAGCAGGACGATCGGTTTGAGTGGTCGCCATCCGTGTTAATAATCTTTGATGCCAATTATAACTTGAGGGTAAACCTCCGTTCAATTCAGAAGCAATAATTTTAAATATTCGCTCACATCCCGTATAAAAATTATGAAGTTTTAAACCTAGACTTTCTGTAAAAACTTGATTTAAATTTGGTTGTTCCCAAGATAATCTTTGAGTGGTTTCAATTTTGGTTCGTAACGCATCCAGTTGATCTAATTCCGTTTTAAGATCACTGGCAATTTCTCGGAGTTGATTCGCCGATCGATGAGTCATAAATAACGCTTCCTGTTTCCAAAACACGCTGATAAAAATGGGGATGTAATTCTTCTAATGGCTTTAAATCTACTGCAAAATCACTACAAGAATTAACCTCTCCTATCGCCTTAAACAATTGCTTGGGAGGAATTCCACTAACGGCGAGATCAATATCAGATGTTTCGGTAAATTTCCCTTTCGCTAATGATCCAAAAAGGATAATTTTATTCGCTTGAAACTCGTTAACCAGTAATGTAATCAGTTGCGGTAAAACGGCTTTGGCTTTTTCTGTTACCGCTCGATCGCGCTCTTTTTGTTGTGCCTGTTTCTGTTTCCAAACGGCTAAATAGGGGCTAACATTATGACAAATAATCATAGTTTTTCTTAACTAGAATGAAGAGCTAATTTTGCTGTACCATAAGCTGCATCCGTTTGAGGAGAAGCAATCACAGAAACCTGTAAATATTCCTCTCGAATGCGTCGCCAAACTTCATTTTTTGCGCCTCCTCCTGCGGTGTAAACTTGTTGAAGAGGCGTTGCGCCTAATTCCCTTAATTTTTGATAACCTTGAGCTTCAATTCGTGCTATACTTTCTAATAACCCTTGTAGAAAAATAACATCATCATCAGGACGAGGAGTTAATTTTGGGGATAAATTAGGATCATTAATCGGGA
This window contains:
- a CDS encoding cation:proton antiporter, which translates into the protein MTAEVAMEQELIKENIEQFLIVLSVSLGVATISQISSFFRQIPYTLLLVIVGLGLAFVDIRLVNLSPELILEIFLPPLLFEAAWNVRWRNLKKNLIPITLLAVVGVVISVLGIGLTLNYFTQLSLPIALLIGASLAATDPVAVIALFRELGVGERLTVLMEGESLFNDGVAVVAFSILVGIPLGVQEFSAANTSVQFTAFTGIAIGVGSLIGFSISYLTQRFDLPLVEQSLTLLSAYGTYLLVEELGGSGVIGVVTVGLILGNFGSRIGMNPRTRLSVSEFWEFITFFVNSIVFLLIGDQIDVRGLVDKWQLIVLSILALVAIRAISVFALGTISNLITKEKITWKEKIVLWWGGLRGSVSVALALSVPVMLEGRQEIIEAVFGVVLFTLLVQGLTMQTVIEKLGLIGDSAQRQDYSELIARRSALERVLQYLNAVKPSPSLDEEFKNYQKGLVQGQLKSVEEEITQLQKSYPQLQSLEQDQLREQLLDIEAETYAEFIRAGKLDKNLSPLLQEVLSQEE
- a CDS encoding DUF4351 domain-containing protein translates to MTRHPFDQLAKQLLEQLLTPCGKVEISREVPGEPRFIDLYFSPEANVTPNQATLGILAAMVQSPGLFEPFRNPPTLEEIESCLLKRLWLVSDLRRRQALNNSNPPLLWIIAPTLSQNLLTRLGAVKKENWLEGVYELAPAFQTVVIVVHQLPKTSETLWLRLLGKGRVQQQAVAEVIALPEGDTRRTEALRLLSVWKIIVEANPELPEGEEVTMPLPQAFLEWEQQVEERGKKEGKKAEAQSLVWRLISRRFGDIPSSIQTQIEELDIEETEALAEALLDFTSIDDLQRWLQQNEGGTEE
- a CDS encoding ribonuclease toxin HepT-like protein — encoded protein: MTHRSANQLREIASDLKTELDQLDALRTKIETTQRLSWEQPNLNQVFTESLGLKLHNFYTGCERIFKIIASELNGGLPSSYNWHQRLLTRMATTQTDRPAVISQATAKQLKEYLSFRHIVRNIYGFELEASRVTELVNDYYSVWDNFTQEINDFIKWLEDLSLEVNE
- a CDS encoding nucleotidyltransferase family protein, coding for MIICHNVSPYLAVWKQKQAQQKERDRAVTEKAKAVLPQLITLLVNEFQANKIILFGSLAKGKFTETSDIDLAVSGIPPKQLFKAIGEVNSCSDFAVDLKPLEELHPHFYQRVLETGSVIYDSSIGESTPRNCQ
- a CDS encoding DUF4351 domain-containing protein, which gives rise to MTRHPFDQLAKQLLEQLLTPCGQVEISKEVPGEPRFIDLYFSPEANVTPNQATLGILAAMVQSPGLFEPFRNPPTLEEIESCLLKRLWLVSDLRRRQALNHSNPPLLWIIAPTLSQNLLTRLGAVKKENWLEGVYELAPAFQTVVIVVHQLPKTPETLWLRLLGKGRVQQQAVAEVIALPEGDTRRTEALRLLSVWKIIVEANPELPEGEEVTMPLPQAFLEWEQQVEERGKKEGKKAEAQSLVWRQLSRRFGDIPSSVQTQIEELEIEETEALAEALLDFTSIDDLQRWLQQQEEGTEE